From the genome of Alosa sapidissima isolate fAloSap1 chromosome 14, fAloSap1.pri, whole genome shotgun sequence, one region includes:
- the LOC121681486 gene encoding uncharacterized protein LOC121681486, which translates to MSDEEAGGAAAANSMMMVPWFLGGPWVPKYGGKGSPLPFSEWRSQMEVYLRAQTLTAAQRVDFVMSALQGEAKREMLLLISTDRETDAQIFMALEKLYGENVSISQLRSHFFKCQQQTGEGVGPFILRLRESHSRWRSKEAATGSDDEMLRSQLVLGLLPGPVQTELQRRVRREMALTFEGACGEAKAMEKETERAAIESIDTRRTYNTPPQPNLPSTSNPLHDWSKMKEALRAELAEELRAQVTDLKTSLLAEMRSHRATQRQPDQPLGGEQGANRIQRRARQPQWDDQGRPICLRCGKAGHMQRDCQPMEMTNTRRVADEGGPVTVPMRAALVGESPEVEVLVQGRRVPCILDTGSQVTLFSQGLFQSHLQDTELKEVSDIPWLILKAANGLALPYVGYAVLDFEVCGVTVPGKGVVVVEDKYLPPAYGILGMNVIQHCWEGLRQRGGHHFTLFKSTLPRAAVVAWDRAFAACRRIEAAEHRGPSLGVARLRTTNPIQLAPQTETAVWAHVPGAVKTSQEDVLLEDCYQGGQEWCVGRAVARLQDGKVLLRVCNPHPYPVVLPPRRPLARVLRLERDDVQAPNQLVLRRETEAVVEVDVRPVSGSLPTCLATLLQGADGLTPPQSGQLRGVLEHWQKVFAQSEEDHGRTEAVYHTIPTGDAAPIRQRYRPVPPNLYNELRTLLRDMLEGGVIRESASPWASPVVLVKKKDQSWRFCVDYRKLNAVTHKDAYPLPRVEESLTSLKKAEWYSTLDLASGYWQVEVLPADKEKTAFATPLGHLEQVFAKLHEHGLKLQPAKCRLFQRSVQYLGHVVTPGGVATDPEKTEAVRKWPTPTNIREVRSFLGFVGYYRRFIPAFARRAGPLHALLRGTGGGKTRSIDWSPECEKAFQDLKESLLRAPVLAYADFSLPFRLYTDASLHGLGAVLAQVQEGRERVIAYASRGLHDAERNDQNYSAFKLELLTAKLGAVEQRWQAQLANYNFTLRHKPGADHRNADALSRLPETTAARLVEALEPGRGDSERDSWVERQGRDPELAKIRQWRQQGSRPTVRERQALEPTGRQLLGEWERLEVQEGVLVRRHPSTTGRDKVAIVAPAAERRSLWGQYHLALGHAKGFRLLTALRERLFWIGMTKDSHRWAQECHQCVLGRADAGPRAPLCSIESGYPWETLALNYLSLRRPGDSHPYILVMVDLFSRFAFAVPTTDQTAATTARVLWRTVLQPFGCPERILTDRGPSFEADLIQQMCALYGCRKVRTTPYHPQGNGACERMNQTIIRLLNTLHPREHSRWTEHLPGLVHAYNNTPHSVTGLAPFSVVFGRHARLPVDLAAGLVRPEQRATPQDWVQQHHDRLLDAYQLVKERTQQRQQQDQGRLNRGRRAPPLLPGERVLVRDFRRRARGKLGYHWDPHPYVIQSQPRKDRPVYVICPEGQDGPLRTIHQNNLCVQPSSWPHGAQGGIGGR; encoded by the exons ATGTCTGACGAAGAAGCCGGGGGTGCGGCAGCAGCCAATAGCATGATGATGGTTCCTTGGTTTTTGGGTGGGCCCTGGGTGCCCAAGTATGGGGGAAAGGGTAGTCCGTTACCTTTTTCTGAGTGGCGGAGTCAAATGGAGGTATATCTGCGGGCCCAGACATTAACAGCCGCACAGAGAGTCGACTTTGTAATGAGTGCTTTGCAGGGGGAGGCCAAGAGGGAAATGTTGCTACTCATAAGTACAGACAGGGAGACTGATGCTCAAATTTTCATGGCCCTTGAGAAATTATATGGGGAGAATGTGAGTATTAGTCAGCTCAGATCTCACTTTTTCAAGTGTCAGCAGCAAACCGGGGAAGGGGTGGGGCCTTTTATCTTACGCCTCCGTGAGTCCCATTCCAGATGGCGCAGCAAGGAGGCAGCGACTGGGTCAGACGACGAGATGTTGAGGAGCCAGCTGGTACTGGGGCTGCTGCCAGGGCCTGTACAGACTGAACTACAGCGCCGGGTGCGACGAGAGATGGCCCTTACTTTCGAGGGGGCCTGTGGTGAGGCTAAAGCCATGGAGAAGGAGACCGAACGAGCCGCCATAGAGAGCATTGACACCAGGCGGACATACAACACCCCCCCTCAGCCCAACCTCCCCAGCACCTCAAACCCACTACATGATTGGAGCAAGATGAAGGAGGCGTTGCGAGCTGAGCTAGCGGAAGAGCTACGAGCCCAGGTAACCGATCTAAAGACCTCACTGCTGGCAGAGATGAGATCGCACCGAGCTACCCAGCGACAGCCAGACCAACCATTGGGTGGAGAGCAGGGGGCCAATCGCATTCAGCGGCGTGCAAGACAACCTCAATGGGATGACCAGGGCCGTCCGATCTGTCTGCGGTGTGGAAAGGCGGGGCACATGCAGCGTGATTGTCAGCCTATGGAGATGACCAACACACGAAGGGTGGCTGATGAAGGAGGACCGGTAACGGTGCCCATGCGTGCAGCCCTGGTGGGGGAAAGCCCGGAGGTCGAAGTCCTCGTTCAAGGAAGACGGGTCCCCTGCATTCTGGATACAGGGTCGCAGGTGACCCTGTTCAGCCAGGGCCTGTTTCAGAGCCACCTACAAGACACAGAACTGAAAGAGGTAAGCGACATCCCCTGGCTTATATTAAAGGCAGCTAATGGGCTGGCCCTGCCCTATGTTGGCTATGCAGTGCTTGATTTCGAAGTGTGTGGTGTGACTGTGCCGGGTAAGGGGGTGGTTGTGGTGGAAGATAAATATCTGCCCCCAGCCTATGGAATATTGGGCATGAACGTTATCCAACATTGTTGGGAGGGCCTACGGCAGCGGGGGGGGCACCATTTCACGCTTTTTAAGTCTACCCTCCCCAGGGCAGCTGTGGTGGCCTGGGACCGGGCGTTTGCTGCCTGCCGAAGGATTGAAGCAGCTGAACACCGGGGACCCAGCCTCGGGGTGGCCCGGTTGCGCACAACCAACCCAATCCAGCTGGCGCCACAGACTGAGACAGCAGTGTGGGCCCATGTCCCTGGGGCCGTTAAAACCAGTCAGGAGGATGTCCTACTCGAAGATTGCTACCAGGGCGGGCAAGAGTGGTGTGTGGGCCGTGCGGTGGCCCGACTGCAAGATGGCAAAGTACTGCTGAGGGTGTGTAACCCGCATCCCTACCCAGTGGTGCTTCCCCCTCGACGACCCTTAGCACGTGTCCTACGCCTGGAAAGGGATGATGTCCAAGCGCCGAATCAGTTGGTTCTCCGGCGAGAGACTGAggcagtggtggaggtggatgtAAGGCCAGTGAGTGGTTCCCTTCCTACCTGTTTGGCTACTCTGCTTCAGGGGGCCGATGGGCTGACGCCTCCCCAGTCCGGCCAGCTTCGGGGTGTGCTCGAGCATTGGCAGAAGGTGTTTGCCCAAAGTGAGGAGGACCACGGCCGTACTGAGGCTGTCTATCACACCATCCCCACAGGAGACGCTGCTCCGATTCGCCAGCGCTACCGACCAGTGCCACCCAACCTCTACAACGAGCTGAGGACGCTACTGCGTGATATGTTAGAGGGAGGGGTTATTCGTGAAAGCGCCAGTCCGTGGGCAAGTCCAGTAGTCTTGGTGAAAAAGAAGGACCAGTCATGGAGGTTCTGTGTTGACTACCGGAAGTTAAATGCGGTCACACATAAAGACGCCTATCCTCTCCCCAGGGTGGAGGAGTCCCTGACCAGCTTGAAGAAGGCTGAATGGTACTCCACTCTTGACCTTGCCAGTGGGTACTGGCAGGTGGAGGTCCTGCCTGCTGACAAAGAGAAAACAGCCTTTGCGACTCCACTCG GCCATCTGGAGCAGGTCTTCGCCAAGTTGCACGAGCACGGCTTAAAACTACAACCTGCCAAATGCCGGCTGTTCCAGCGTTCAGTACAGTACCTCGGCCATGTGGTGACCCCAGGGGGGGTGGCCACCGACCCGGAGAAAACGGAAGCAGTGCGGAAGTGGcccacacccacaaacatcCGGGAGGTTCGCTCATTCCTTGGATTCGTCGGTTACTACCGCCGGTTCATTCCGGCGTTTGCGCGGAGGGCTGGGCCGCTGCATGCGCTGCTGAGGGGAACCGGAGGGGGTAAGACGCGATCTATCGACTGGAGTCCGGAGTGTGAAAAGGCCTTCCAGGACCTTAAAGAGTCATTACTGAGGGCCCCTGTCCTGGCTTATGCGGACTTTTCTCTTCCGTTTCGCCTCTATACCGATGCCAGCTTGCACGGACTGGGGGCGGTGTTGGCTCAGGTCCAGGAGGGCCGTGAGCGTGTGATTGCCTATGCCAGCCGTGGACTCCATGATGCTGAGAGAAACGATCAGAACTACAGCGCTTTTAAGCTGGAACTCTTG ACAGCTAAGCTGGGAGCGGTGGAGCAGAGGTGGCAGGCTCAGCTGGCAAATTACAACTTCACTCTGCGGCACAAGCCAGGGGCTGATCATCGGAACGCGGATGCACTGTCCAGGCTCCCAGAGACTACGGCAGCGAGACTCGTTGAGGCACTGGAGCCAGGACGGGGCGACTCCGAACGGGACTCGTGGGTGGAGCGCCAGGGTCGGGACCCGGAGCTAGCCAAGATTCGACAGTGGCGGCAGCAGGGAAGTAGACCAACCGTACGAGAGCGGCAGGCCCTCGAGCCTACTGGGAGGCAGCTGCTGGGAGAATGGGAGAGGCTGGAGGTGCAAGAGGGTGTGCTGGTGCGGCGACACCCCTCAACCACTGGGCGTGACAAGGTGGCAATCGTGGCCCCAGCGGCTGAAAGGAGATCGTTGTGGGGCCAGTATCACCTCGCTCTGGGCCATGCTAAGGGCTTCCGGCTCCTGACAGCGCTGCGGGAGCGCCTTTTTTGGATCGGGATGACCAAGGACAGCCACAGGTGGGCGCAAGAGTGTCATCAGTGTGTCCTCGGCCGAGCGGACGCTGGCCCAAGGGCTCCCTTGTGTTCCATTGAGAGTGGCTACCCCTGGGAGACCCTTGCCCTGAACTATCTATCCCTTCGGCGCCCTGGGGATAGCCATCCGTATATACTGGTGATGGTTGATCTCTTCTccagatttgcttttgctgtgcCCACAACCGACCAGACGGCGGCTACCACTGCACGGGTGCTCTGGAGGACTGTTTTGCAGCCCTTTGGATGTCCGGAACGCATTCTGACTGACCGGGGCCCATCGTTTGAAGCGGACTTAATCCAGCAAATGTGTGCGCTGTACGGGTGCCGGAAGGTGAGGACGACGCCTTATCATCCGCAGGGTAACGGCGCTTGCGAGCGGATGAACCAGACGATCATTAGGTTGTTGAACACTTTGCACCCAAGAGAACACTCTCGATGGACGGAACATCTTCCAGGGCTTGTGCATGCATacaacaacacaccacacagtgtGACCGGTCTGGCTCCCTTCTCTGTGGTGTTCGGGCGTCATGCTCGCCTTCCAGTGGACCTAGCAGCAGGGTTGGTCAGGCCGGAGCAGCGAGCCACCCCGCAGGACTGGGTCCAACAGCACCATGACCGCCTCCTGGACGCGTACCAGCTGGTGAAAGAGCGAACGCAGCAGCGGCAACAGCAGGATCAAGGCCGGCTTAATCGGGGCCGACGGGCACCACCCCTGTTGCCTGGAGAGAGAGTCTTGGTGCGGGATTTCCGTCGGAGGGCACGAGGCAAGTTGGGCTATCACTGGGATCCCCATCCATATGTGATCCAGAGCCAACCCAGGAAGGATCGTCCGGTCTATGTGATCTGTCCGGAGGGACAAGACGGGCCCTTACGCACCATCCACCAGAATAACCtgtgtgttcaacccagcagcTGGCCACATGGGGCTCAGGGGGGCATAG GAGGTAGATAA